The DNA window ATTCCTTCGTGATTTTAACCACTTAAACACAAGAGTAGACCATGAGCACCCAGTTCCTCTTGGGTTCATGAACCAAAGCACCGATGTGGACACCTTGGTTGAAATTGACAACCCTTGTTATCCCAAGCCaaaactttccagcccagggctgggTCACGAATAGGGTTGAAGGTACATTCCTGTTTACATTAGAACCAGGTTATTGCCCATAATGGAGGAATATGGGTATCCCAGACTCAGTCTTAGTGAACACATGAAAGTAACGTtcagtatttttgtgtgtgtacagctaTGGCCACGTGTATGGTATCCAAATACATTCCCATTAAGCTTCAGTGAGACCTCTAATTGGGATCCATATGTGGTTGTTTCCTATCCCAGAGAGACACTGTGGCTTGCTCATGAACAGGCTCTTCTCCTGTCCTCTTTTGATATCAGAAGTAGCTTTAGAAGTAGCTTTTTATTCCTCTTTTGATGACAGGATCTAATGCCCCATTAATAACATCTTAGACTCTTATTTATACCCAGGAATAAAGTGCTGCCTACCCTCACCCATCTGTATAGTTGTACTGGGCTTATTGACAGTGGTCTCCATGATCCTCAGGAAAACATTTACCTGCACATTATTATTAACAATAGGGACCTCATGCCTACCTCCTACATAACCCTACCACCAGCATCAATAGGACTATATATTACAAATTACATCCTCTGCTGAATGGATTTTCACTAAACTTTGTGGTAGAGTCTTTGGTTTTCTGGTAAgctgaagaaaatgttttctagttTGTGTGGGTGCAATCAAGTCTCAATCATTTTCTGAGCCTCCTGATGTAACCCTCAGTTGTCTTCTCTGTTGTCTCTCTGGTTTTTCCAGGTTTTGTCTGACTTGGGGAGTTACATAATATCTCAGGCAGTGAGAGGAACATTATAGGGGAATGTAGAGACTAGAAGAAAGCAAGTAGAATTTTTTCTCTGTAATCCATGTCTTCTTGTCTCTTGCATTTCCTTTTATGACCTTCTTGACATAGGAATACCCACTGCTTTTCAACCTACTCATAGACAGTcaaatgaaagatgaaaatgtACAGTTGTTTTGGGACTAAAAGCAGCTCATAGCACTCCTCCCAGGTCTGTTCCTGTCTCACCTGGTGACTGACTCACCTCTGATGCCATTTTGACTGGAAGGGGAATAGAAGGTCCCTGGCAGCCATGTCCCGAGTCAGAAGAGACTATTTTTTAGTACATTTCTCatgaatgaaaatgtcattaattGACACCAAAGTTTCCTGTGCTTGAAAATCAGGGAAGTGGGAAAGTGAACATCAGAGTGGGCTGCTTCTGAACTGAGTTCTGTCTCTGAAGGTCCAGCTGTCTGAGGCTGTGGACAGGAGCACAAGTGATGGTCACAGACAATAGTGATGGGCACTTCCTTGGATACCAGGAAGCTTCCAGTTGTAGTTAGCATTTACTGTCAAATGTACACAGCCTAAAATTACAGGAGTGGGGCTAGAAGAGACTCATTTGGGTCAATATTTTTATAGATCACTTTGAAGATCTCTATAGAGGTCTTTCTTAAGTGTCTTCATTGAAGTAGTAGGACAGAGGCCACTGTGAGTGCTGCTATCCCAATGGAAGTGGTTCTGGATTGTGTAAGAAGGATAGtggattgagagagagagagagagagagagagagagagagagacagacagacagacagacagacagacagacagacagaaatatagaaacagagacccacagagaaGAACATGAGAGAGTACCAGTAAATGACCTCctcagttcctgactccagatTCTTGTCTTTTATGTGTACCTCGACTTCCCTCATGATGGATTTGAGCTCTGTGACTGGCCTGAAAATTTAGTGCACTCTTCAGCTGCTTTTGATCAGGTTgtttatcatagcagcagaaatTTAGAACAATCAGTTTTCTGGGAATTGTATAAAGCATATTCATTTGTATCATACATGGTTTTCTGTTCATAGGTAAACCACACAGTACCATATGTTCACAGAGGACTTTATCAGCTTTATTGCTCAATGTGCAGTCTGGTGGATAGAGACATAATGAGAGGAAAGTGCCTGAGGGTAGGGGACAGGAGATAGGTGAAAATGAACTGATGTGTTTTGTATACAAAATGTCACCAGCTCATATGATTCTAGGATGGGCTCCTACCTGGGAGGAGACTGAGAtaaaagggaggaaggacagCAGATCTGACAGGAGAGCAGAGTTTGGAAACAGCACAGGAGCTGAAGCTTTTCACAGAGGGTACACAGAGCAGGAGGCAGGTGGTAGAGGTCATGATGGACTCTGTTGCACTTTCCTGTAAAGACTTTACCTCCTGGCAGGGGCTCCTACTCACAGGTAAGGAGGATACTTTTTGGCACTGAGTGGGATAAGAGGAGCTCAGAGCCTTGTTGAAGTTCCTGAAGAAGACAAGAACCTGGGGATAGTCTTAGGGTTTGGGGAAATGGACATAGACAGAAGCAGGAACTCTGCAGCAGAAAGTGACACAAGATAGTATAATGGAGAAATAGCACCATTGTTTTCTATTGAAGTCAGTCACATGGACAACTATATTCTAAGGACTGATGTCCCCAACCATGGGAGTGACtgtccaattaaaaagaaaagtaggaagAGCCATTGAGATGACTCATGCTGCTGGCTGCCATGCTGCTGGCTGCCAATCTTAAGACAgcaattcaattctcaacacagATAAAGTGTGTGATTTCCTTGTATATGCTGTGTATACATTCACctatacacaaatgcacacaagtgcacacatatataagcaCTCACCTtccccacacatacaaacaatacTAAACTATTGTACTAAATGTTTCATTAGCTTCATATTTTAGCATTCTGCAAGTGTACTCCTGGATAGGAATATCCTTGACACATGCATTCTCCCACTCATCCAAAGGTATCCAAGCCTTTCTCAGTTCTGGACCTTCCAAAGATATCAGGCTCATCTTGTTTCTAATAAATTTCTAGACTAATGAAATGTAAGTTAGACCAGAAAGAACATCTAGTTGTAGAATCAGAGAATTCAGaccaaagagagaaaacaaaacaaataaacaaaaaacaaaaaagtgaagaTCTCTAGAGCAAGAGGTAACAGGAGATACCATCTCAGTCCAAGTACTCTGAATATAGGCAGAAAGCTGAGGGCAATTGGAGAGTCCTTGAGGGATGCAAGCAAAGAGTTACatacacagaacaaaacaggTTCAGGGAAACTGATCGAGTATATTGTTCACCCCTTCCAAGTAAAAAAGTGCCACTTATACTTACCCACCCAGTCTAAGTGATGAGTTGTCCACTCAGGACACAGATCTCATCTTTCCATCAAATACAGAGGTCCCAATGTTCATggactttctctcttcccttctagTCTCCCTTTTAACCTGCTGGCTGATTCCCACTACTTCCCAACTCACCATTAAATCAGTGCCTCCCATTGCTGTTGAAGGGGAAAATGTTCTTCTGTCTGTGCATAACCTGCCGAAGAATGTTAAAGTCTTTTCCTGGTTCACAGGAGTTAGAGTGCTCAAGAGTTGTGAAATTGCAACTCATGTGATAGCTATCAATGTTACTTTGGTGGGACATTCACATAGTGGCAGAGAGATAGTATTCAAAAATGGATCTCTGCTGATCAAGAGTGTCACCAGGAAAGACTCAGGATACTACACTCTACAAACACTTGATGCAACCTCAAGACCTGAAATAATACTTGCAGAATTCTTTGTACACAGTAAGTAATTTTTTTGTGAACTCTGTTGTTGGGTGGGGTTTAGTACATTGTACATTCTGAAGAGTGTTAGGCCTAAACTGGATCTCCTGCCCCTCTGTATTGTGTCTCCATGTTGTTGTTTGAGGATTTAGTGCAGGACATGCATTTGGGGGACAAAGTTTCATGGACCAGAATACCTCACTTGGCTGCACCTGCAAAGAGGTGGACTTGCACTGAGTAACTCAGACAAGGATGTCAGCCTCAACCCAGACCCTTGGGCCTCTTACCATAAACCTGCACCCGAGTTGAGGAAGACATGAGAAAACTATGGGATCTTCAGTGACCTTGGATTCAGACATCTGTCCCAGACTCAGCTCAGAgtgacagaggacagaagagctGATTTCAAAGCAACAAGGCTTAGGGGCACTGCTGGAGGTAAAGGTGATCTTCAAGGATTAAGTACCGAGCAGACATCAGAGGCTGTAGAGAAAGCAGTGAACGGTGAGACTTGTAGACAGTCAAGGGGGAAAGTCCCATAGAGAAGTTCATGGTCACCAAGAGCATGAAATTTGTGTGCTGACCTCCACCGAGTAGGGTATACACACCCTCACTCACACACCAAGGCTGATTCATGGACACACCTGCTCAGGACTCAGAGATATTTCTTCCTACCAAATGCAGAAGAACCATATTTGagggtttctatttctttttttttccatttaggcCCACTTTTAGGGTACAAGAAGCATCTCACCCCTTCTCAACTCACAATTGCGTTGGTGCCACCTAGGGTTGAAGAAAACATCAATGTTATTCTGTGGGTTTTTCATATGCCAAAGAAGCTTCAAGCCTTTGCTTGGCACAAAGGAGTACTTCCACTTGACCATTTGAAGATAGCAAGCCATTCATTCCTCACCAATTCAACCATGCTGGGGCATGCATATTATGACAGATTGACAGTACGAAATGATGGGTCCTTGCTTCTCTTGAATGTGAAGAAGAATGACACAGGGCTTTACACCCTACGAACCATATCTGTCGATTTGAAATTAGAATGGGCCATTATTGACGTCCAAGTAAATAGTAAATGATTCTTGGTGACTCCTGGGTGATGGTGGGGTTTATTCTTCTCTGTACACTTAAGACAGTGAGGTTTGCACTCTACCTTCCTCCCATCTGGAATGTGTACTCTCACTTGGGTTTAAGCATTTAGTAAAAGACACACATCATGGGGCAAATTGAAATACATCAGAAGCCTTGACCTGACTGGAACCTGCAGACAGTAGTTTGGTAACCCGGTCCAGGGATGTCATCCTCAGCTCATACTCTCTAGACCCTTACCCTGAACATGACCTTGAGAAATCTTCATGATGTTGCTTAAATTTGATTACCTTCTAGAGCTAACTGGAAGCAATGTGTCATTTTGCATCCAAATCTTGGACCATGTGGAGCAACCCAGTATTCATCATGACAATCATGATTAGAATAAGTCATTTGGGCACCTACTTTTCCTGAAATTCAGCATGGACAGAATTGTTGGACATTC is part of the Mus pahari unplaced genomic scaffold, PAHARI_EIJ_v1.1 scaffold_13576_1, whole genome shotgun sequence genome and encodes:
- the LOC110314811 gene encoding carcinoembryonic antigen-related cell adhesion molecule 3-like, which produces MMDSVALSCKDFTSWQGLLLTVSLLTCWLIPTTSQLTIKSVPPIAVEGENVLLSVHNLPKNVKVFSWFTGVRVLKSCEIATHVIAINVTLVGHSHSGREIVFKNGSLLIKSVTRKDSGYYTLQTLDATSRPEIILAEFFVHSPLLGYKKHLTPSQLTIALVPPRVEENINVILWVFHMPKKLQAFAWHKGVLPLDHLKIASHSFLTNSTMLGHAYYDRLTVRNDGSLLLLNVKKNDTGLYTLRTISVDLKLEWAIIDVQVNSK